A genomic region of Brevibacillus sp. JNUCC-41 contains the following coding sequences:
- a CDS encoding ComEC/Rec2 family competence protein yields MKKINILLVAVLVLSLFTGLKTTEAASNVKVHFINVGQGDSILIQTGNENVLIDGGGKGKGDEVVAYLKKQKVKTLNAVVSTHPDADHVGGLAYVIKSLNVKSVYAPKVSHTTQAYKDFLTAVKQKKLTIKKAQTGVEINTKAKDNSLKFIAPVKEYAKSDLNNWSAVLLLKHGKKTFLFTGDAEVKAESDMLAKKLVPSVDVLKVGHHGAKTSTSSAFINKAKPKYAVISVGKNGYGHPTSTVVKRLNSVKAKTYRTDKSGNIIFTSTGQKITVKTVK; encoded by the coding sequence ATGAAGAAAATAAATATTCTACTGGTCGCTGTTCTTGTTTTGTCTTTATTCACTGGACTTAAAACAACCGAGGCAGCCTCAAATGTGAAGGTACATTTCATCAACGTAGGACAAGGGGATTCAATCCTTATTCAAACAGGTAACGAAAACGTTTTAATCGATGGCGGCGGTAAAGGAAAGGGCGACGAAGTTGTAGCCTACCTAAAAAAACAAAAGGTAAAAACACTTAATGCAGTAGTATCCACTCACCCAGATGCGGATCATGTGGGCGGTCTGGCTTATGTGATTAAATCGCTTAATGTTAAATCTGTGTATGCCCCTAAAGTTTCTCATACTACCCAAGCATACAAAGACTTTTTAACAGCTGTTAAGCAGAAGAAGCTTACAATAAAAAAAGCGCAGACTGGCGTGGAAATCAACACTAAAGCTAAGGATAATTCCCTTAAATTCATTGCACCTGTTAAAGAATATGCTAAGTCTGACTTAAATAATTGGAGTGCAGTCCTTTTACTTAAACACGGCAAAAAAACGTTCTTGTTTACAGGTGATGCCGAAGTAAAAGCAGAGTCAGATATGCTGGCTAAAAAACTGGTACCAAGTGTGGATGTACTCAAAGTCGGCCATCATGGTGCAAAAACATCAACAAGTTCAGCTTTCATTAACAAAGCAAAACCGAAATACGCTGTAATCAGTGTAGGGAAAAATGGATATGGGCACCCTACTTCTACTGTTGTAAAACGGTTGAATTCAGTGAAAGCCAAAACTTATCGCACAGATA